A stretch of DNA from Luteolibacter sp. Y139:
GTCCGGCCCATAGGTGGCGATGCCCCAGTACTGCTCCGAATACCAATCACGGTAGAAGTTCTCCGTGAGGTATTTCGAAAGGTAGATGTAAACGGACATCACCCAGTCGTAGGACGTCACGTCCTTGCCATCGGACCAGCGGGCCTCGGGATCGATGTGATAATAGATCGTCTGCCCGCCGTCGGTCACCGCCCAGCGGTCGGCCCCGGCGGGGATGATGGCACCGGTATTCAGATGAAGTCCGGTCAAGCCGAGCTCCATGTCGTCCCAGTGGTAATTGCGGAAGCTGTTGTTCGCCTCCGCGCCGGCGGGGCGCAGCGTCGGCGGATAGTCGAAGCCCTGGATGTAGCTGTGGAAGGTGCCGCCCTTCTTGGCCTGCGGCGACCCCATCTCAGGCTGGTCCATGCCGTCCTTCCACTCCAAGCCCCCGGGCAGATCCTTCTCCTCCAGCTTCTCGAAATAATTCGGGCGCTCCAGATGGCGCGTCAGGTCGGCCAGTGCCGCGGTCTTTTCCTTGCGCTCCTCGTCGTTGAGCTGCCCGGCAAGTGCAGCCTCCAGCTCCTTGCGCTGGTCCTGCAACTTGGTGAGCAACTCCGCGTTGAAGCGCTTGTAGAAGGCCTCGCGCTCGGCGGTATTGTCATACGGCGGCGGCAGCTCCGCCTTCTTGCAGCCCGGCAGGACGACAAGGACCAAGGCTGCGGCAAACGCAGCCACAGCGGTAAAGACGGGCGTGCGTTTCATTGATAGGTGGTGAACTTCTTGGGATCGAAGGCCTCGCGGATCGCTTCCCCCACGAAGGTGATGAGCAGCAGGACCACCACCATGAAGGTGAAGACCGAGCTGACGATCCACGGCGAGTTGAGGTTCGAGGTCCCCTGCTCCAGTATCCGGCCCCAGCTCGGATAGCGATCCGGCAAACCGAAGCCGAGGAAGTCCAGCGCAGTAAGCGAGGTGGCCAGACCCGCGACGCTAAAGGGCAAGAGCGTCACCAAGGTCGAGATCGCATTCGGCAGGATGTGCCGGAAGATCACCCGCATCGTACCCGCTCCCTGCACCCGGGCGGCGGCCACGTAGTCCCGCGCCTTCTCACGATAAGTCGCACTGCGGAGGTAAACCGAAACCCCGATCCAGGAGAACGCGCAAAGGATCAGCAGGATCGTGGTGAGGTCGATGTTATCGCGACCGATGTTGCTGATCACGATCATGACCACCAGCAGGAAGGGCACGTTGCTGACGATCTCCACGACACGGTCCATCACCAGGTCGAAGACACCGCCGAAATAGCCCATCAGGCTGCCGATGGTAATGCCGATCCCATAGATCATCAGGATGTAGCAGAAGGCCGCCTTGAAGATCACTTGCAGCCCGCCCAAAAGCCCCGCGGCGATGTCCCAACCCCGCGAATCCGTGCCGAGATAGTGACGCGATTTCAGCGAAGGCGGGGCCGGCTTGTAGATGATCTCGATCCAAGGGAGCTCGGTGGAGGGCGTGGCACTGTCTTCCACCGAGGTCTCCACCAGCTTGCCTTCGTGCCAGCTCTGCTTGCCGACGAACTCCCCCTTGGCATCAAAGAGCGTGGCCGGGCCCTCGCGCAGGCCGCGGCGGAAGCGCGCATCGCGCAGCTTGGTATCGTCGGAGTCCTTTGAATACTGCACCGCGTAGCCGTTGAAGGGCTCGCTGTCATGGGCCCGGTAGAGCAACCCCTCGCGCGTCACGAGCTCACGCTTTTCCAGCTCGTCCGTATCCAGCACCGGATCCCAAGGAACGAGGGGCATGATCACGGAATCGCCTTTATCCGCGGCCTTGAATCGCTTGCCCAAGTCGCGGTAATTCGCCTCCTGACTGCCTTCTCCGCCAAAGTCCTGCTCCGAGTAGAGCTTCGTCTCGAAGGCTGGGAAATGCCAGGCCCCCTCATACTTCACCGCAAGTGCCCGCTTGCCGACCAGCGCCTGATCTAACAGCGCAACCAGCAGCAGCAACATGAGCAGGCGGAAGGAAAGCCAGCCGCGCCCGATCGAGCGGAAGCGGGTAAAGCGCCGCAGCGTGAGCGGATTCCAGTGGAACTTGCCGCCGAAGATCAGCAGGACCAGTGACAACAACACCGCGGCACCACAGATCGAATAACCGACGATCTCCGCCTGATGGGTCCGCACCCACTTCCAGTCCATCGGGACCCACTGGATGGACTTGTAGTCGACCAGATACCCCTTCTCCGGCGCCGCGAAGATCTCGTCCGGGGTAGCAGCAAAGGAAAAGAACCAGCGCAGCGACGGCAGGCTCAGCTTCTGCGAGAACGCCAGCGCGGCGGCAATCGCCACCAGCAGCAGAAGAAGGCCGATCTTGCGGGGAAAGGTCATTTCACTTGTAGCTTACCCGTGGATCGAAGAACGCGACCAAGAGGTCCGAGAAGATTTTCCCGATGGCCGTGAGCGCGGCCGCGAAAAACAAGACACCGAGCATGACCGGCTCGTCCCGATCAATCACCGCGGTGAACTGCAGCATGCCGAAGCCATCGATATCGAAGACACGTTCAACCAGGACCGAACCGGCAACCACCAGCGCCAGGTTCTCGCCGAAAGTGGTGGCGATGGGGATGATCGAATTCCGGAAAGCGTGGTGAAAGACCGCCCGCGGATAGGACACACCCTTGGCCGTGGCGGTGCGCACGTAGTCGGCGGACAGGTTGTCCATCAGGTTGTTCTTCATGAGCATCGTCATGAAAGC
This window harbors:
- a CDS encoding ABC transporter permease subunit, whose amino-acid sequence is MTFPRKIGLLLLLVAIAAALAFSQKLSLPSLRWFFSFAATPDEIFAAPEKGYLVDYKSIQWVPMDWKWVRTHQAEIVGYSICGAAVLLSLVLLIFGGKFHWNPLTLRRFTRFRSIGRGWLSFRLLMLLLLVALLDQALVGKRALAVKYEGAWHFPAFETKLYSEQDFGGEGSQEANYRDLGKRFKAADKGDSVIMPLVPWDPVLDTDELEKRELVTREGLLYRAHDSEPFNGYAVQYSKDSDDTKLRDARFRRGLREGPATLFDAKGEFVGKQSWHEGKLVETSVEDSATPSTELPWIEIIYKPAPPSLKSRHYLGTDSRGWDIAAGLLGGLQVIFKAAFCYILMIYGIGITIGSLMGYFGGVFDLVMDRVVEIVSNVPFLLVVMIVISNIGRDNIDLTTILLILCAFSWIGVSVYLRSATYREKARDYVAAARVQGAGTMRVIFRHILPNAISTLVTLLPFSVAGLATSLTALDFLGFGLPDRYPSWGRILEQGTSNLNSPWIVSSVFTFMVVVLLLITFVGEAIREAFDPKKFTTYQ